A part of Setaria viridis chromosome 8, Setaria_viridis_v4.0, whole genome shotgun sequence genomic DNA contains:
- the LOC117833726 gene encoding indole-2-monooxygenase yields the protein MHSAMPQLLAPLQEHASLQALSLVLVFLLITVRLATSRSRTGRLLNKLPSPPSRLPIIGHLHLVGSLPHVTLRDLARKHGPDMILLRLGAVPTLVVSSPCAARAVLRTHDHLFASRPRSAVGDILFYGNTNVAFAPYGDYWRRTRKIAAVHLLTVSKVRSFRPARENEVRLVLARMRAVAAASSAVDLSEVLSNFSNDVVCHAVVGRLPREEGRNKLFRDLFKTNSMLLSGFNLDDYFPGLARLGLVRRVVCAKAVKQRKRWDELLDDLIDKHASERVLSDEESDFIDVLLSVQEEYNLTRENIKAILMDMFEAGTDTTYISLDYCMAELMRKPQVMAKLQAEVRSCTAKEKELVTEDDLSSMSYLSAVMKETFRLHPSGSLLLPHFSTADCDVEGYTIPSGTRLLVNAWALGRDTSSWGEDAEEFIPERFMDGNLEADSDYQGGDFRFLPFGSGRRICPGINFATMTFKLIVANLVNHFNWELPPGSPGVDMTEVFGMDVHRKEKLLLIPRVSNDF from the exons ATGCACTCAGCCATGCCACAACTGCTGGCTCCCCTCCAAGAACATGCATCCCTACAAGCCTTGTCACtcgtcctcgtcttcctcctcatcaccgTACGCCTGGCGACGTCGAGGTCACGAACAGGGAGGCTCCTCAACAAGCTCCCTTCGCCTCCGTCCAGGCTCCCCATCATCGGACACCTCCACCTCGTGGGCTCCCTCCCACACGTCACCCTCCGTGACCTCGCCCGGAAGCATGGCCCGGACATGATactcctccgcctcggcgccgtcCCGACGCTCGTGGTGTCGTCCCCTTGCGCGGCCAGGGCAGTCCTGCGCACGCACGACCACCTGTTCGCATCCCGGCCACGCTCCGCTGTGGGGGACATCCTCTTCTACGGCAACACCAACGTCGCCTTCGCCCCCTACGGCGACTACTGGCGTCGGACCAGGAAGATCGCCGCCGTGCACCTCCTCACCGTCAGCAAGGTCCGGTCCTTCCGCCCCGCCCGGGAGAACGAGGTGCGGCTGGTCCTTGCTAGGATGAGGGCCGTCGCCGCAGCGTCCTCGGCGGTGGACCTCAGCGAGGTCCTAAGCAACTTCTCCAACGACGTGGTCTGCCACGCCGTGGTGGGCAGGCTGCCGAGGGAGGAAGGCCGGAACAAGCTGTTCCGGGACCTGTTCAAGACCAACTCCATGCTCCTGTCGGGGTTCAACTTGGATGACTACTTCCCGGGCTTGGCTAGGCTTGGCTTGGTGAGGAGGGTCGTGTGCGCCAAGGCCGTGAAGCAAAGGAAGAGATGGGACGAGTTGCTGGACGATCTCATCGACAAGCACGCCAGCGAGAGGGTGCTGTCTGATGAAGAGTCTGACTTCATCGACGTGTTGCTGTCCGTTCAAGAGGAGTACAACCTGACGAGGGAGAACATCAAGGCAATACTGATG GACATGTTTGAGGCTGGGACAGACACAACCTACATATCCCTAGACTATTGCATGGCTGAGCTGATGCGGAAACCCCAAGTAATGGCCAAGCTGCAAGCTGAGGTGAGGAGTTGCACAGCCAAGGAGAAAGAATTGGTCACCGAAGATGACCTCAGTAGCATGAGCTACCTGAGTGCGGTAATGAAAGAGACGTTCCGGCTACATCCCTCGGGATCTCTACTGTTACCCCACTTCTCCACGGCCGACTGTGACGTAGAGGGCTACACCATACCCTCAGGGACGCGCTTGCTCGTCAACGCGTGGGCGCTAGGCAGGGACACTTCCAGCTGGGGTGAGGATGCGGAGGAGTTTATACCCGAGCGGTTCATGGATGGAAATCTGGAGGCTGATTCTGACTACCAGGGTGGCGACTTCCGTTTCTTGCCGTTCGGTTCCGGGCGAAGGATATGCCCAGGTATAAACTTTGCGACCATGACTTTTAAACTTATTGTGGCAAACCTCGTCAACCACTTCAACTGGGAGCTGCCGCCGGGATCACCAGGCGTTGATATGACGGAGGTGTTTGGGATGGATGTGCACCGGAAGGAGAAACTCCTCCTTATCCCACGTGTGTCGAATGACTTCTAG